TTCCTCATGCCCTGGTCTGGGAAACTCACTGGGCACGCCCAACCATCAAAACAACAGGTACCTGCTCATCTAGAAGGCCGAAGATAAGTTTTCCTGCATGTCCGGGAACTATCTGGTGAGTGAGTATGTGGAACTCAATGTAGAGCAGGCTCGTTGATTACCTGTTAGATGCGGGAAATGTGGGATAGAAGAATAATCAAACTCTGCCCGTGGCTGATCACGAATAGTGTTTGCCAGGCCCCCCAAACCAGAGCCACACACAATTGCAACTTTAGGATTTTGCAAGGAGACTGGCAAATTCTTCCTTAGGAACGAAAGCGCTTCGTGGACTCGTTCAGACGAGCACAAGTCTCCATATGGGCGAGCCATCTTCGGTCAAATAATACACTGCAAGTCCTATCTCGGAGCTGGTTACGGAATAGAAAAATGGGTGACCAGTGCCAAGAAGTGGTGGTGTACCAATCATGCGGTAACTGTTGTGacagagtacggagtatgcttgatcttccttcttcctcttcaccattTCTTGCTGCCTTCCTCCCACCCCTGtacaattattttttttaccctttaCCCTTCAAATGGCATATATTGCCTTAGGCATCATCAGGTTCAGGTACCGGTACTTGGTGCTAGTAGTACTTTAGTAGTAAGGTACTAGttgtagtagtagtaataataataataataatagtacgAAGAAAGGCGGTAAGCAGACAGGCGAATCATGATGGTAGCCTGAAATCTCAAAAATCAGATGGAAGGGCTAGCCACGAGACACTCTTGTAACAGCATCTTTTCCTAATACTTCATGCTAATCTTAATCAGACTCCctacttctacttcttgCTCAATGTACTGAAATGTCTTTGCTAATCAACCCTCGCCTGTTGACCAGGACTGGCAAGCAATCGCTGGTATTACTTGCTTCATTTAGTACACCTCGAGTGACAATGCTAATAATTCGACTTAGTTCGCAGTGCCCGCTCGCAGCATCGCTTTGCCAAGTAGCCCAGACGTTATTGATAAATCAAACTTCAAAGTTTCTCAGAGCATAGCTAAGATATCACCGCTGTAAGTGGCCCCTGTATAGTATTCGACACAAGCTCTGGCTGATTTTCGAATACCCCTAGCTCAACGGAACGGGACCAACAGCCTGCATCATGTACCAAAAATTGGTCAGTCATCACAACCTCTTCTCAAAGATCAATCACTAGGAGAGACATGCACTTACCCTTGCAACAGGGCCGAGCGCCTGGACGGTATCAACGCTAAATCCCGGCTGCCACGAAGCGTGCAAGCGGTGTATTTGCGGCCTCTCCGACGGAAAGCCGAATATGGATTGCCGGTTTGCGACCTTCAACTTCGATCGTATAGCGTTCGAAATGTGGAGTTCTTCGCTGATTTCGCTGTGCGTGCTGCCTATTACTTAAAACTTCCTGTCTCCGGGCCTGTGCCTCTACCACGCATCGTTGAACGTTGGACATTCCCTCGAAGCAATTTCGTGCACAAGAAGAGCCAGGAAAATTTTGAGCGGATCACTCTTCGCCGACTGATTCAAATCAAGGATGGTAGCCCTCAGGCTGTGCAGACGTGGTTGGCATTTTTACGAAAGCATGCTTTATATGGAGTGGGTATGAAAGCTAATGTTTGGGAACACGAGAGCCTTGGTACGCTATAATCCTTCTACtccgtttcttttttctttctcctttcccccccccccctcccttACTCTGTATCGCCCTAGGGTTTAGTAACTAACCCATGTCTACAGACGTGTTCAAGAATATAGATAACGCAGTCCCTGAGGTTGAAGGGTCCCTCGAGCCTCATCTATCACACTTCGGTCAGCGGGGAGGTGAAGGGACGCAGAGTCCGATACCTGATCTTCTGGGCGACATGCGACTTCCTAAACACAGAAGTCCACTAAGCAGCGTCCGCGAAGGCTGAAATCAAGCCAATAGCTCCCTATATACTCTGCCATTTCAGTGCTTCCCACATAAATCTCTGTATTTCTACTTTTACCCTTATATTTTAGTCGGTTCTCAACCCATATTGTATTATTCTACACGATGACGATTGCTTGGATCACAGTTGTTGCTTTGAATAGTGTAAACATAGAATTCATATAATGTGGTAATGGCAACTTGTCTCAGCAAGCAGTGAGTCACGTGCCCAATCCATAACATTGAACGGCTGTTCTAAGGGAACGTGGGACAAATGCATCAATGCTCGAATTTTCTCATTT
This DNA window, taken from Aspergillus flavus chromosome 5, complete sequence, encodes the following:
- a CDS encoding mitochondrial 37S ribosomal protein uS10m yields the protein MEGLATRHSYSLLLLLAQCTEMSLLINPRLLTRTGKQSLFAVPARSIALPSSPDVIDKSNFKVSQSIAKISPLSTERDQQPASCTKNWAERLDGINAKSRLPRSVQAVYLRPLRRKAEYGLPVCDLQLRSYSVRNVEFFADFAVRAAYYLKLPVSGPVPLPRIVERWTFPRSNFVHKKSQENFERITLRRLIQIKDGSPQAVQTWLAFLRKHALYGVGMKANVWEHESLDVFKNIDNAVPEVEGSLEPHLSHFGQRGGEGTQSPIPDLLGDMRLPKHRSPLTARSKLRLGLFSYPVLQAADILVHRATHVPVGEDQRQHLEFSRYTANSFNHLYGHIFPSPEALISPAKRVMSLKEPTLKMSKSHADSRSRILLTDSPYDIHRKVRAALTDSDASITYDPVRRPGVSNLIEILSHLDGRSCDDLSLEYKSASLRALKEDLAGRISDHLQGIRERYYSLMEDNSGYLDTVTEQGAQAARANADVTMKQIRKAMGL